From Triticum dicoccoides isolate Atlit2015 ecotype Zavitan unplaced genomic scaffold, WEW_v2.0 scaffold252601, whole genome shotgun sequence:
AGTGCATATATACCTTTGGTACATGACGGGGATGATGCCACCTTTATAAACACCGATCTTCTCCCAGGCCGGCTGGGCCATGTCGAAATGCGGCCGCGGTGGGTTGCACCAGCCGCCGTTGTCATTGGGGAGGACGTCGTTGGGTGGGCAGAAGTTCGTGGCCGTGACGGTGACCGTCACACCAGGCTTGCAAAACAACGGATCCGCGCGCTTTCGGTCGCATGCGAGCTTGTAGCACTGCCCACACGCGGCGCCGTCATTGAACAACATGGTGCTCAGAGCCGCCGTGCGTGTCCCGTACCCTTCAGAGAAGAGGTTACCATACCCGCACGCGCCACCTGCAATATGCAATATATAGAACCCATCGCAAGTGTTAATACACAGAAGAACAAGATCAACCGGGAATGCACGCAGTAGATGGATGTACATGCGTGAGTTGAATGATTAGTTGATTACCCATTGTGTCAGAGGCCTCAGCGCCGCCGTAGAACGTCGCATGCGCCTTCTGCCAGACGAAGGGTTGCGGGGATGGCATGGTCGGGTTGTCCGCGGCCACAGAGAGCACACAGCCGATCGCCGCCAGCAGCATCCCTGCAACAAATCGAGCTGGAGCCATATCGGCCGCTAGCTCTTGAAGTTTGATGAACTTGTGGCCTAAATCAATGGAAGCGTTTGTTCGTGTGTCTATATGGATCTGTTGCTGACGGTTGTGAGCTGCTGTGGTGTTCAAACGATCGTTTGTTTACATAGTGTTCACTGCGGTCGATTCATACGTATGTCGCTGGAGGATTCAGCAAGGCCACCCTGATTGGTTCAATGAAGCATGTAGCGTGCAAAAGTGACTGGCCGTGCAGCCGAGCCATGGCTTGCGTGGCAATCAAGAGATATATGTATAGTATGCATGTAGGCGCAGACCCGTCCCTTGAATCGTACGACGAGTGTTCATGTCCTGCATCTGGTCCTCAACGTCGGCGGCGCAGATCGGCGTGTGATAATTAGGTCGTGAAGAAACCTTGAGTTGTCAGTAAGGCACATCGACAGATGCTTTCAATCCGTATCC
This genomic window contains:
- the LOC119345578 gene encoding expansin-A24-like, which produces MAPARFVAGMLLAAIGCVLSVAADNPTMPSPQPFVWQKAHATFYGGAEASDTMGGACGYGNLFSEGYGTRTAALSTMLFNDGAACGQCYKLACDRKRADPLFCKPGVTVTVTATNFCPPNDVLPNDNGGWCNPPRPHFDMAQPAWEKIGVYKGGIIPVMYQRVPCVKQGGVRFIINGHEYFNLVLVSNVAAAGSIESMDVKTSDSDEWIPMARNWGANWHSLANLTGKMLSFRLTNSDGHTLVFNDVVPKGWNFGQSFASKLQF